A window of Solanum stenotomum isolate F172 chromosome 3, ASM1918654v1, whole genome shotgun sequence contains these coding sequences:
- the LOC125858197 gene encoding putative RING-H2 finger protein ATL21A, with protein MELEKTIALFLLLCYLISTTSTACFTSACSKDEPLIRFPFRLRNYQSPDCGYPGFNLFCDALNRTIIRLPGEFTVEAINYSTQELWLNDPNDCLPQLLLNLNLSASPFLGVYYQNFILFNCSFDYTTLKLNPIACLSGLNYTVYATSSMRGFNLLSRSECKSIGTLPVPVQWPFFEQVVSSDLSDAILVTWDNPDCRICESRGGRCSLKRTTFNREIICENSRRIVFPRGARYAIIVGAGVPAMLFLIGLLCFIRGRIRSCRRRAQPVLEFSSAVAPQPIVFTGLDGPTIESYPKTILGESRRLPKPDDNVCSICLAEYQPKETLRTIPECLHCFHADCIDEWLRLNASCPVCRNSPMCVHGTV; from the exons atggaATTGGAGAAAACAATTGCTCTGTTTCTTCTCTTGTGCTATTTAATTAGCACAACAAGCACAGCTTGCTTCACATCTGCATGTAGCAAAGATGAACCATTAATCCGATTCCCTTTTCGTCTCCGTAATTACCAATCTCCAGATTGTGGCTATCCAGGATTCAACTTATTCTGCGATGCATTAAATAGAACAATTATTCGATTACCAGGAGAATTCACAGTGGAAGCCATAAATTATTCTACACAGGAATTATGGCTTAACGATCCTAATGATTGCCTTCCTCAGCTTCTCCTGAACTTAAATCTATCTGCTTCCCCTTTTTTGGGAGtttattatcaaaatttcatattgttCAATTGCTCCTTTGATTATACGACGCTTAAGCTAAATCCAATAGCTTGTTTGAGTGGTTTGAATTATACTGTTTATGCTACATCTTCTATGAGGGGATTTAACTTGTTGTCGAGATCGGAGTGTAAATCGATTGGAACTTTACCGGTTCCTGTACAGTGGCCTTTCTTCGAACAGGTGGTGTCCTCCGATCTTAGTGATGCTATTCTGGTCACATGGGATAATCCAGATTGTAGAATCTGTGAGTCAAGAGGTGGAAGATGTAGTTTGAAGAGGACAACGTTTAATCGAGAAATCATTTGTGAAAATAGTCGTCGAATTG TATTTCCTAGAGGCGCGCGTTACGCTATAATTGTGGGAGCTGGGGTACCAGCAATGTTATTCTTGATTGGGCTTCTATGTTTCATACGTGGAAGGATAAGGTCTTGCAGGAGAAGAGCCCAACCAGTACTAGAATTCAGTTCTGCCGTTGCACCACAACCTATCGTATTTACGGGCTTAGATGGGCCCACAATAGAATCATATCCCAAAACTATATTGGGAGAGAGCAGACGTTTGCCCAAGCCTGATGATAATGTCTGCTCAATTTGCTTGGCTGAATATCAGCCCAAAGAGACTTTAAGGACCATTCCTGAATGCCTACACTGTTTCCATGCAGACTGCATAGACGAATGGCTTCGATTAAATGCTTCTTGTCCAGTTTGCCGCAATTCCCCTATGTGTGTTCATGGCACtgtataa
- the LOC125858200 gene encoding LEAF RUST 10 DISEASE-RESISTANCE LOCUS RECEPTOR-LIKE PROTEIN KINASE-like 2.1 isoform X3 — protein sequence MSITNSFFATVFLFVTFITSSIAQNSTSQCVPSSCGDIRDIKFPFRLRSDPEHCGKTGYELDCQNNETIFHYKSRKFYVQEINYTNFSIRLLDPSLKNQTENCSVFPEHRASYDAMTSLIFGWLNVDNDINYVNCRGPINSSRYIPTSFCSTNTTATNSSFSYFVVGEILQASDLAGGCRVETVAWSSAPGISPNISSSLSSIHQALGYGFELSWRRDFLCGECGRDDECVFKDNSDVATCIHYCKEDTPVSERTFGCKVEYYSVFVVAYGGIAVGALMLVGIAILIAVVVWQCKRRNLNTSNHDVLGNKASSSEQNC from the exons ATGTCCAtaacaaattcattttttgctaCTGTTTTTCTATTTGTTACATTCATAACAAGTTCTATAGCCCAGAATAGTACGTCTCAATGTGTCCCTTCTTCCTGTGGCGATATTCGCGATATAAAATTCCCCTTCCGATTGAGGTCTGATCCCGAGCATTGTGGTAAGACCGGATATGAACTCGATTGCCAGAACAATGAAACCATTTTCCATTACAAGTCGCGAAAATTCTACGTACAGGAAATTAACTATACAAACTTCTCAATTAGGCTACTTGATCCCAGCCTAAAAAATCAGACTGAAAATTGCTCTGTTTTCCCAGAACACAGGGCAAGTTACGATGCCATGACTAGCCTAATCTTCGGATGGCTTAATGTTGACAACGATATCAACTATGTCAACTGTCGTGGTCCAATCAACTCTTCACGATACATTCCAACAAGTTTTTGTAGCACAAATACAACTGCTACCAATTCTAGTTTTAGCTATTTTGTCGTAGGTGAAATATTGCAAGCTTCAGATTTAGCAGGCGGTTGCAGAGTTGAAACTGTGGCATGGTCATCAGCTCCGGGGATTTCACCTAACATATCGTCTTCGTTATCCAGCATTCATCAGGCCCTGGGTTACGGATTTGAGCTCTCTTGGAGGCGTGATTTCTTATGCGGAGAGTGTGGGAGAGATGACGAATGTGTTTTCAAAGACAATAGTGATGTAGCAACTTGTATTCATTATTGTAAAGAGGACACTCCTGTTTCTGAACGTACTTTCGGATGCAAAGTCGAGTACTATTCTG TTTTTGTAGTGGCGTATGGCGGTATAGCAGTTGGTGCACTCATGCTTGTGGGAATCGCAATCTTGATTGCAGTTGTGGTGTGGCAGTGTAAAAGGCGGAATTTGAACACATCGAACCATGATGTGTTGGGGAATAAAGCTTCTTCCAGTGAACAGAATTGTTAG
- the LOC125858200 gene encoding LEAF RUST 10 DISEASE-RESISTANCE LOCUS RECEPTOR-LIKE PROTEIN KINASE-like 2.1 isoform X2, with protein sequence MSITISFFASVFLLVSFITSTIAQTTSQCVPSSCGKIRDIKFPFRLRTDPEHCGKHEYELDCQNNQTFYTYKSRKFYVQEINYTSYKIRLLDPGLKDQNENCSVFPDYRANYYGGLTSEIFQLIHINNSINYVNCRTPINSSQYIPTTFCRTNTTSPNANFSYLVLKEIWQASDLENGCKVETVAWSSAPGIFTNKSPSLASTHQALTYGFEVSWKYGLLCRECEASDGSCYLEDNSDVVTCIHYCKEDTPVSERSFGCKIEYYSVFVLAYGAIAIDALIALRYIVGIAILIAVVVWQCKRRNLNTSNDDILGNKASSSEQNC encoded by the exons ATGTCCAtaacaatttcattttttgCTAGTGTTTTTCTCCTTGTTTCATTCATAACAAGCACTATAGCCCAGACTACCTCTCAATGTGTCCCTTCTTCCTGTGGCAAAATTCGCGATATAAAATTTCCCTTCCGATTGAGGACTGATCCTGAGCATTGTGGCAAACATGAATACGAACTCGATTGCCAGAACAATCAAACCTTCTACACTTACAAGTCCAGAAAATTCTATGTGCAGGAAATTAACTACACAAGCTACAAGATAAGGCTACTCGATCCTGGCCTAAAAGATCAGAACGAAAATTGCTCTGTTTTCCCTGATTACAGAGCAAATTATTACGGAGGCTTAACTAGTGAAATCTTCCAATTGATTCATATTAACAATAGCATCAACTATGTCAACTGTCGAACTCCTATCAACTCGTCACAATACATTCCAACGACTTTTTGTAGAACAAATACAACTTCGCCCAACGCCAATTTTAGTTATCTTGTCTTAAAAGAAATATGGCAAGCTTCGGATTTGGAAAACGGTTGCAAGGTTGAAACTGTGGCGTGGTCTTCAGCTCCAGGTATTTTTACAAACAAGTCGCCTTCGTTAGCAAGCACTCATCAAGCCCTGACTTATGGCTTTGAGGTTTCATGGAAGTACGGTTTGCTATGCAGAGAGTGTGAAGCGAGTGATGGATCTTGCTATCTTGAAGACAACAGCGATGTTGTAACTTGTATTCATTATTGCAAAGAGGACACTCCCGTTTCTGAACGTTCTTTCGGATGCAAAATCGAGTACTATTCAG TTTTTGTATTGGCCTACGGCGCTATAGCAATAG ATGCACTTATTGCGCTAAGATACATAGTGGGAATCGCAATCTTGATTGCAGTTGTGGTGTGGCAGTGCAAAAGGCGGAACTTGAACACATCCAACGATGATATTTTGGGGAATAAAGCTTCTTCTAGTGAACAGAATTGTTAG
- the LOC125858193 gene encoding rust resistance kinase Lr10-like produces MSPLIHLFLHLIFLTVTLGQQVTPHDQCLPTRCGDFGPVIRFPFRLQNHQPSHCGYPGFELSCTSRNVTQFNLQFPIQATINKVDISISANVSVQEINYKSQTITLSDLNASCLPRHIANINSSASIFTFDPNSYGGFTLFNCSSKQTYSSSSIRINCLSNPHYDVLAFRSYNSISEYPSSCTMMYNISDVPNEVLFGKQEYSYTRIYLHWSEPFCGNCEEDEKYCKLKSNSSSSETECVDIPEEPSKGLSKKVTVAIVLGSLFAFVLVSLAAYKIVKLKMKKEDQKRIERFLEDYKALRPTRYNYADIKKITEQFKYKLGQGGYGKVYKGKLSNEILVAVKVLNNFKGEGEDFINEVGSIGRIHHVNVVRLVGYCADGYRRALVYEYLSNDTLQKIISSGNGRGSSSLGWEKMLQISVGIAKGLEYLHQGCNQRIVHFDIKPHNILLDQDFNPKVADFGLAKLCAKEQSAVSMTAARGTIGYIAPEVFSRNYGDVSYRADIYSFGMLLLDMIGGRNKFDDAAKAENSSSQIYYPEWMYKQLEKGEEIAIQIENEDENSIIKKLAIVGLWCIQWFPADRPSMKVVIQMLVGEGIPIMPPNPFGSMNSTDMKTSAERSQFSSEIESSFGTGASSN; encoded by the exons ATGTCTCCACTGATCCACTTGTTTCTTCATCTAATTTTCTTAACTGTAACTCTAGGACAACAAGTAACACCCCATGATCAATGTTTACCAACAAGATGTGGCGATTTCGGTCCGGTAATTCGATTCCCTTTTCGTCTCCAAAATCATCAGCCAAGTCACTGCGGATACCCTGGTTTCGAACTATCTTGTACTTCAAGAAATGTTACTCAATTCAACCTCCAATTTCCAATACAAGCAACTATCAACAAAGTCGACATTTCAATATCAGCTAACGTTTCTGTTCAGGAAATTAATTACAAGTCACAGACAATAACATTATCAGACCTCAATGCTTCGTGTCTTCCCAGACACATTGCGAACATTAACTCCTCTGcttcaatttttacttttgatcCGAACTCGTATGGTGGATTCACTTTATTCAATTGTTCGTCAAAGCAAACGTATTCATCGTCTTCTATTCGGATCAATTGCCTTAGCAATCCTCACTATGATGTCCTTGCCTTTCGATCTTACAATAGTATTTCTGAGTATCCCTCATCTTGTACAATGATGTACAACATTTCAGATGTTCCAAACGAGGTACTTTTCGGGAAGCAAGAATATAGTTATACACGAATTTATCTGCATTGGTCTGAACCATTTTGTGGGAATTGTGAAGAGGATGAGAAGTACTGCAAGTTGAAATCCAATAGTTCAAGTAGTGAAACTGAATGTGTTGACATTCCAGAAGAACCCAGCAAAG GGCTGTCAAAGAAAGTTACTGTTGCAATTGTATTAGGTAGCCTGTTTGCCTTTGTGTTAGTCTCTCTAGCAGCCTACAAGATTGTCaaattgaaaatgaagaaagagGATCAGAAAAGAATTGAGAGGTTTTTGGAGGATTATAAAGCTCTGAGGCCTACAAGATACAATTATGCAGATATTAAGAAGATCACAGAGCAATTCAAGTATAAACTTGGTCAAGGAGGCTATGGGAAAGTATACAAAGGGAAGTTATCAAATGAAATTCTCGTGGCGGTTAAGGTACTTAACAATTTCAAGGGTGAAGGGGAAGACTTCATCAATGAAGTAGGCAGCATAGGTAGAATTCATCATGTGAACGTTGTGCGTTTAGTTGGATATTGTGCTGATGGTTATAGACGAGCTCTTGTGTACGAATATTTATCAAACGATACACTTCAAAAGATCATATCATCAGGGAATGGAAGAGGGTCATCATCACTAGGTTGGGAGAAGATGTTACAAATATCTGTAGGAATCGCCAAGGGACTCGAGTATCTCCATCAAGGTTGCAATCAACGAATTGTTCATTTCGATATCAAACCTCATAATATCTTGTTAGACCAAGATTTCAATCCAAAAGTTGCTGATTTTGGGCTGGCAAAGTTGTGTGCCAAGGAGCAAAGTGCTGTGTCAATGACTGCAGCTCGAGGTACTATTGGCTATATCGCCCCTGAAGTGTTCTCCAGGAACTACGGAGATGTGTCATATAGAGCAGATATTTATAGTTTTGGCATGTTGTTGCTTGATATGATTGGTGGAAGGAACAAATTTGACGATGCTGCAAAGGCGGAGAACAGTAGTAGTCAGATTTACTACCCGGAGTGGATGTACAAACAACTCGAGAAAGGTGAAGAAATAGCAATCCAAATTGAGAATGAAGATGAGAACAGCATAATCAAGAAACTAGCAATCGTAGGACTTTGGTGCATTCAATGGTTTCCAGCGGATAGGCCATCCATGAAAGTTGTGATTCAAATGCTAGTAGGAGAAGGCATTCCCATAATGCCACCAAATCCATTCGGCTCAATGAATTCGACAGACATGAAGACTAGTGCAGAGAGAAGCCAATTTAGCAGTGAGATTGAAAGTAGTTTTGGAACTGGTGCAAGTTCAAATTGA
- the LOC125858194 gene encoding rust resistance kinase Lr10-like, protein MKWLLHSVFADNMFVRMLCISVLVLLVFSTNVSEAQNNTQCSSSCGDIHNINFPFRLKSDPGNCGDSRFQLDCKNNRTVISFNSRKYNVLEINYDEFLIRAIDPGLEHKNSNCTSSPNYLTTSYPYSSTFDFGISIIPIIYVNCSATVNSSRYVETTFCGSLNKSHSYVAIGEGMLISDLAESCRVEMVGWGSARGLSGDNTSLSSIEDALSYGFELSWKRTFLCRECEASQGSCFAEGDGFTCSHRCYDDTGFDLPLPCSIHYYGVLTILYGGIVIVSILSLRLLFGLVFLTALIVYIWRRRHLSMYQSIEDFLQVQSNLLPIKYSYSEIRKMTNKFKEKLGEGAYGSVFKGKLRSGPFVAVKMMHQSMASGQEFISEVSTIGRIHHVNIVQLVGFCVEGSKRALVYEFMLNGSLDKYIFQQEGTVSLTYKQMFDISLGVACGIDYLHQGCDMQILHFDIKPHNILLDESFNPKISDFGLAKLYSSDDSIVSLTAARGTMGYMAPELFYKNIGGVSYKADVYSYGMLLMEMAGRRKNMNPFEDHLSQIYFPAWIYDQFNEGNDIEIQDASEEDRRLVKKMMIVALWCIQMKPADRPAMNKVVEMLEGNVELLQMPPRPFIAPREIAGDSIETIQISSDV, encoded by the exons ATGAAATGGTTGCTCCATAGTGTATTTGCAGATAACATGTTTGTAAGAATGCTCTGTATTTCTGTTCTTGTATTACTTGTATTTTCCACAAACGTATCCGAAGCCCAAAACAATACTCAGTGTTCTTCTTCTTGTGGTGATATTCATAACATCAACTTCCCTTTTCGATTGAAATCTGATCCTGGGAATTGTGGAGATTCAAGATTCCAGCTTGATTGCAAGAACAATCGTACTGTCATTAGttttaattcaagaaaatacAACGTGCTCGAAATCAACTATGATGAGTTCTTGATCAGAGCAATTGACCCTGGTTTGGAGCACAAAAACAGTAACTGTACTTCTTCTCCCAATTATCTCACCACAAGTTATCCTTACTCCTCAACTTTTGACTTTGGTATTTCGATTATTCCCATTATCTATGTCAATTGTTCGGCCACTGTAAATTCTTCGCGATATGTGGAGACTACTTTCTGTGGATCACTGAACAAGAGTCATAGCTATGTTGCCATAGGAGAGGGCATGTTGATTTCGGATTTGGCTGAGAGTTGCAGAGTGGAAATGGTGGGTTGGGGTTCGGCTCGTGGGCTTTCGGGGGATAATACTTCTCTTTCGAGCATTGAAGATGCCCTGAGTTATGGATTTGAGCTTTCTTGGAAGCGTACCTTCTTGTGCAGAGAATGTGAAGCGAGTCAAGGCAGCTGTTTTGCTGAAGGTGACGGCTTTACTTGCAGCCACCGCTGCTATGATGACACGGGGTTTGATCTTCCCCTCCCTT GTAGCATCCACTACTATGGCG TTCTTACTATATTGTACGGTGGAATAGTTATAG TATCAATTCTATCGTTACGACTTCTCTTTGGATTGGTGTTCCTGACTGCATTAATAGTGTATATATGGAGAAGACGACACTTATCTATGTATCAATCAATTGAAGACTTCCTGCAAGTCCAGAGCAACCTCTTGCCGATTAAATACTCCTACTCTGAAATTAGAAAGATGACCAACAAATTCAAGGAAAAACTAGGCGAAGGAGCCTATGGATCTGTCTTTAAAGGAAAGCTGCGTAGTGGTCCTTTTGTTGCAGTGAAGATGATGCACCAATCTATGGCAAGTGGGCAAGAATTTATCAGTGAAGTTTCCACAATTGGAAGGATTCACCATGTTAACATTGTGCAGCTCGTTGGATTCTGCGTGGAGGGATCAAAACGTGCTTTGGTTTATGAGTTCATGCTCAATGGTTCCTTAGACAAGTACATATTTCAGCAAGAAGGAACTGTTTCCTTGACTTACAAGCAAATGTTCGACATATCTCTTGGTGTGGCCTGTGGCATAGACTACCTACATCAGGGCTGCGACATGCAGATCTTACATTTTGATATTAAGCCTCACAACATTCTTCTTGATGAAAGTTTCAATCCCAAAATTTCTGACTTTGGGCTTGCGAAACTGTACTCCTCAGATGATAGTATTGTGAGTCTAACTGCAGCTAGAGGGACAATGGGTTACATGGCTCCAGAGctgttttataaaaatattggagGAGTGTCATACAAAGCCGATGTATATAGCTATGGTATGTTATTGATGGAAATGGCAGGCAGAAGGAAGAACATGAACCCATTTGAGGACCACTTAAGCCAAATCTACTTTCCTGCATGGATTTACGACCAATTTAATGAAGGAAATGATATAGAGATACAGGATGCAAGCGAGGAAGATAGGAGACTTGTCAAGAAGATGATGATTGTTGCTTTGTGGTGCATACAAATGAAGCCTGCTGATCGCCCTGCCATGAACAAAGTAGTTGAAATGCTTGAAGGAAATGTTGAACTCCTACAGATGCCCCCAAGACCTTTTATAGCTCCTCGTGAGATTGCTGGAGACAGTATTGAGACAATACAAATTTCCAGTGACGTATAG
- the LOC125858200 gene encoding LEAF RUST 10 DISEASE-RESISTANCE LOCUS RECEPTOR-LIKE PROTEIN KINASE-like 2.1 isoform X1, whose protein sequence is MSITNSFFATVFLFVTFITSSIAQNSTSQCVPSSCGDIRDIKFPFRLRTDPEHCGKHEYELDCQNNQTFYTYKSRKFYVQEINYTSYKIRLLDPGLKDQNENCSVFPDYRANYYGGLTSEIFQLIHINNSINYVNCRTPINSSQYIPTTFCRTNTTSPNANFSYLVLKEIWQASDLENGCKVETVAWSSAPGIFTNKSPSLASTHQALTYGFEVSWKYGLLCRECEASDGSCYLEDNSDVVTCIHYCKEDTPVSERSFGCKIEYYSVFVLAYGAIAIDALIALRYIVGIAILIAVVVWQCKRRNLNTSNDDILGNKASSSEQNC, encoded by the exons ATGTCCAtaacaaattcattttttgctaCTGTTTTTCTATTTGTTACATTCATAACAAGTTCTATAGCCCAGAATAGTACGTCTCAATGTGTCCCTTCTTCCTGTGGCGATATTCGCGATATAAAATTCCCCTTCCGATTGAG GACTGATCCTGAGCATTGTGGCAAACATGAATACGAACTCGATTGCCAGAACAATCAAACCTTCTACACTTACAAGTCCAGAAAATTCTATGTGCAGGAAATTAACTACACAAGCTACAAGATAAGGCTACTCGATCCTGGCCTAAAAGATCAGAACGAAAATTGCTCTGTTTTCCCTGATTACAGAGCAAATTATTACGGAGGCTTAACTAGTGAAATCTTCCAATTGATTCATATTAACAATAGCATCAACTATGTCAACTGTCGAACTCCTATCAACTCGTCACAATACATTCCAACGACTTTTTGTAGAACAAATACAACTTCGCCCAACGCCAATTTTAGTTATCTTGTCTTAAAAGAAATATGGCAAGCTTCGGATTTGGAAAACGGTTGCAAGGTTGAAACTGTGGCGTGGTCTTCAGCTCCAGGTATTTTTACAAACAAGTCGCCTTCGTTAGCAAGCACTCATCAAGCCCTGACTTATGGCTTTGAGGTTTCATGGAAGTACGGTTTGCTATGCAGAGAGTGTGAAGCGAGTGATGGATCTTGCTATCTTGAAGACAACAGCGATGTTGTAACTTGTATTCATTATTGCAAAGAGGACACTCCCGTTTCTGAACGTTCTTTCGGATGCAAAATCGAGTACTATTCAG TTTTTGTATTGGCCTACGGCGCTATAGCAATAG ATGCACTTATTGCGCTAAGATACATAGTGGGAATCGCAATCTTGATTGCAGTTGTGGTGTGGCAGTGCAAAAGGCGGAACTTGAACACATCCAACGATGATATTTTGGGGAATAAAGCTTCTTCTAGTGAACAGAATTGTTAG
- the LOC125858201 gene encoding uncharacterized protein LOC125858201, protein MSIRNSSFDSVLLFVTFITISLAQSTTSSQCIPFSCGDILEIEFPFRLKSDPEHCGKHEYKLDYQNNQTIYTYKSRKFYVQDINYRSYMIRLLDPGLKDQNENCSVFPDYRANYGGLTSEIFQLIHINNRINYVNCRTPINLSQCIPTTFCRTNTTASNANFSYLVLKEIWLASDLANGCKVETVAWSSAPGIFTNKSPSLASTHQALAYGFEVSWKYGLLCRECEASDGSCYLEDNSDVVTCIHYCKEGTPVSERSFRCKIEYYSFFVLFYGGIGIGAIMVLSFLVGIPILIAVVVWQCKRRNLNISNDNGLEDKASSSEQNC, encoded by the exons ATGTCGATAAGAAATTCGTCTTTTGATAGTGTTCTTCTATTTGTTACATTCATAACAATCTCTCTTGCCCAGAGTACTACTTCTTCTCAATGTATCCCTTTTTCCTGTGGCGATATACTAGAAATAGAATTTCCTTTCCGATTGAAGTCTGATCCCGAGCATTGTGGCAAACATGAATACAAACTTGATTACCAGAACAATCAAACCATCTACACTTACAAGTCCAGAAAATTCTACGTGCAGGATATTAATTACAGAAGCTACATGATAAGGCTACTTGATCCTGGCCTAAAAGATCAGAATGAAAATTGCTCTGTTTTCCCTGATTACAGAGCAAATTACGGAGGCTTAACTAGCGAAATCTTCCAATTGATTCATATTAACAATAGAATCAACTATGTCAACTGTCGAACTCCTATCAACTTGTCACAATGCATTCCAACAACTTTTTGTAGAACAAATACAACGGCATCCAACGCCAATTTTAGTTATCTTGTCTTAAAAGAAATATGGCTAGCCTCGGATTTAGCAAACGGTTGCAAAGTTGAAACTGTGGCATGGTCTTCAGCTCCAGGTATTTTTACAAACAAGTCACCTTCGTTAGCAAGCACTCATCAAGCCCTGGCTTATGGCTTTGAGGTTTCATGGAAGTACGGTTTGCTATGCAGAGAGTGTGAAGCGAGTGATGGATCTTGCTATCTTGAAGACAACAGCGATGTTGTAACTTGTATTCATTATTGCAAAGAGGGCACTCCCGTTTCTGAACGTTCTTTCCGATGCAAAATCGAGTACTATTCTT TTTTTGTATTGTTCTATGGCGGAATAGGAATAG GTGCAATTATGGTGTTGAGCTTTCTTGTGGGAATCCCAATTTTGATTGCAGTTGTAGTGTGGCAGTGCAAAAGACGGAATTTGAACATATCGAATGATAATGGCTTGGAGGATAAAGCTTCTTCCAGTGAACAGAATTGTTAG